From Brassica oleracea var. oleracea cultivar TO1000 chromosome C3, BOL, whole genome shotgun sequence, a single genomic window includes:
- the LOC106335592 gene encoding U-box domain-containing protein 45, with protein sequence MDVNEVEESFFAPGDAKLHGEMCNALSVIYCKIMSVFPSLEAARPRSKSGIQALCSLHVVLEKVKNILRHCTESSKLYLAITGDSVVLKFEKAKTSLIDSLRRVEDIVQQSIGSQILEIIMELENTQFSLDPSEKEVGDQIIGLLQQGGNFESSSDNNELEIFHQAATRLGITSSRAALSERRCLKKLIERARMEDDKRKESIVAYLLHLMRKYSKLFRSEIWDDNDSQGSNSLPCSPTIEGSLDDPPGRAFDRQLSKLSSFNFRPCNNNRRSVQMSVPPDELRCPISLQLMYDPVIIASGQTYERLCIEKWFSDGHNTCPKTQQELSHLCLTPNYCVKALISSWCEQNGVQVPDGPPESLDLNYWRLALSVSESGKSVGSCKFKDVKVVPLEESGTIKEESSCELEYQEAEVTLVERCTDLLTTLSGVDTLRKKCRVVEQMRVLLKDDEEARILMGENGCVEALLHFLGAALSEKNDSAQKVGAMALFNLAVDNNRNKELMLVSGIIPLLEEMLCNPHSHGSVTALYLNLSCLEDAKPVIGSSLAVPFMVNLLWTETETQCKVDALHALYHLSTYPPNIPCLLSADIVKALQSLTVSDDQRWTEKSLAVLLNLVLNEAGKEEMVSVPGLVSNLATILDTGEANEQEQSVSLLLILCKYSEMCSQMVLQEGVIPSLVSISVNGTQRGRERAQKILTLFRELRQRDQTHHTTTEQHVEVVCPEEGGFSVAAASVTESKPQCKSASRKKMGRAFSFLWKSKSFSVYQC encoded by the exons ATGGATGTTAACGAAGTTGAAGAAAGTTTCTTTGCCCCTGGTGATGCCAAG CTACATGGAGAAATGTGCAACGCCCTTTCAGTGATCTACTGCAAGATCATGTCTGTTTTCCCTTCCCTCGAAGCTGCTCGGCCGAGAAGCAAATCTGGAATACAAGCTTTGTGTTCACTTCACGTGGTTTTAGAAAAAGTGAAGAACATTCTACGCCATTGCACTGAATCTAGTAAACTATATTTG GCTATAACAGGAGATTCAGTAGTGTTGAAATTCGAAAAGGCGAAAACTTCTCTTATAGATAGCCTTAGGCGTGTTGAAGACATAGTCCAACAGTCCATTGGCTCTCAG ATTTTGGAGATTATAATGGAACTAGAGAACACTCAGTTCTCGCTCGATCCATCAGAGAAGGAAGTTGGCGATCAAATCATTGGACTGCTGCAACAAGGAGGCAACTTCGAGAGCTCATCTGACAACAACGAGCTCGAGATTTTCCATCAAGCTGCTACTAGACTAGGCATCACATCTTCAAGAGCAGCTCTAAGTGAGCGAAGATGCCTCAAGAAACTCATCGAGAGGGCACGCATGGAAGACGACAAGAGGAAAGAATCAATCGTGGCTTACCTCTTACATCTCATGAGAAAGTACTCAAAGCTATTCAGAAGTGAGATTTGGGATGACAATGATTCACAAGGTAGTAACTCGTTGCCTTGTTCACCGACCATTGAAGGCTCTCTTGATGATCCACCAGGCCGTGCTTTCGACCGACAGCTGTCAAAACTTAGCTCCTTCAACTTCAGACCTTGCAATAACAATAGAAGATCTGTGCAGATGTCTGTTCCTCCAGATGAGTTAAGGTGTCCGATATCATTGCAGCTTATGTATGATCCTGTTATCATCGCTTCTGGACAAACGTATGAGAGATTATGTATTGAGAAATGGTTTAGCGATGGACACAACACATGTCCCAAGACTCAGCAGGAGCTTTCTCATCTATGCTTGACTCCTAACTATTGCGTCAAGGCTCTGATATCGAGTTGGTGTGAGCAGAACGGTGTTCAGGTCCCTGATGGACCTCCTGAGTCTCTAGACCTTAACTACTGGAGGCTGGCGTTGTCTGTGTCCGAGTCAGGGAAGAGTGTTGGTTCTTGTAAGTTTAAGGATGTGAAGGTGGTTCCTCTGGAAGAAAGTGGGACTATTAAAGAGGAATCATCGTGTGAGTTAGAATACCAGGAAGCTGAAGTTACTCTTGTTGAACGGTGTACTGATCTGCTAACCACTTTGAGTGGAGTGGATACTTTGAGGAAGAAGTGTAGAGTTGTTGAGCAGATGAGAGTGTTGCTAAAGGATGATGAGGAGGCTAGGATTCTCATGGGGGAGAATGGGTGTGTTGAAGCTTTGCTTCATTTTCTTGGAGCAGCTCTCAGTGAAAAGAATGATTCAGCTCAGAAAGTTGGTGCCATGGCTCTCTTTAACTTGGCTGTGGACAACAACAG GAACAAGGAGTTGATGTTAGTATCAGGAATCATTCCACTTCTGGAGGAGATGCTATGTAACCCACACTCCCACGGTTCAGTGACAGCACTTTATCTAAACCTCTCGTGTCTCGAAGATGCAAAGCCGGTCATAGGTTCGAGTCTAGCAGTTCCTTTCATGGTGAATCTTCTTTGGACAGAGACCGAAACACAATGCAAAGTCGATGCCCTTCACGCTCTTTATCACCTCTCCACTTACCCTCCCAACATTCCCTGCCTTCTATCAGCTGACATCGTCAAGGCTCTTCAGTCACTCACCGTCAGCGATGACCAACGGTGGACGGAGAAGTCCTTAGCTGTACTGTTGAATCTTGTTTTGAACGAGGCGGGTAAAGAGGAGATGGTTTCGGTACCTGGTCTAGTGAGCAACCTGGCTACCATACTTGACACTGGTGAAGCAAATGAGCAAGAACAATCGGTTTCTTTGCTTTTGATATTATGCAAATACAGTGAGATGTGTAGTCAGATGGTTTTACAAGAGGGGGTGATACCTTCTTTGGTGTCTATCTCCGTGAACGGGACTCAAAGAGGAAGAGAGAGGGCGCAGAAGATTCTGACGCTGTTCAGAGAGCTAAGGCAGAGGGATCAAACCCATCACACAACAACGGAACAGCATGTAGAGGTTGTTTGTCCGGAAGAGGGAGGATTCTCTGTGGCTGCAGCCTCTGTAACAGAGTCAAAACCACAGTGTAAGTCAGCATCAAGAAAGAAAATGGGAAGAGCATTCAGTTTTCTGTGGAAAAGCAAGAGCTTCTCTGTTTACCAGTGTTAG